The following coding sequences lie in one Osmerus mordax isolate fOsmMor3 chromosome 13, fOsmMor3.pri, whole genome shotgun sequence genomic window:
- the mafa gene encoding transcription factor Maf — MASELAMSNSDLPTSPLAMEYVNDFDLMKFEVKKEPVEPDRSISQCSRLIAGGSLSSTPMSTPCSSVPPSPSFSAPSPGSGSEQKAHLEDFYWMSGYQQQLNPEALGFSPEDAVEALINSSHQLQSFDGYARGQQFTGGAGAGGTMAGEEMGSAAAVVSAVIAAAAAQNVGPHHHHHHHHGAGHHQAPGVQSNGNSGGNHPHMHLDDRFSDDQLVSMSVRELNRQLRGVSKEEVIRLKQKRRTLKNRGYAQSCRYKRVQQRHVLEGEKTQLIQQVDHLKQEITRLVRERDAYKEKYEKLISNGFRENGSSSDNNPSSPEFFM; from the coding sequence ATGGCATCAGAGCTGGCAATGAGCAACTCCGACCTGCCCACCAGTCCCCTGGCCATGGAATATGTTAATGACTTCGATCTGATGAAGTTTGAAGTGAAAAAGGAGCCGGTGGAGCCTGATCGCAGCATCAGCCAGTGCAGCCGCCTGATCGCCGGGGGATCCTTGTCTTCCACCCCGATGAGCACGCCTTGCAGCTCGGTGCCCCCTTCTCCAAGCTTCTCGGCGCCCAGTCCGGGCTCGGGGAGCGAACAGAAGGCACACTTGGAGGATTTCTACTGGATGTCCGGTTATCAACAGCAGTTGAATCCAGAGGCGCTGGGCTTTAGCCCCGAAGACGCGGTCGAGGCGCTGATCAACAGCAGTCACCAGCTCCAGTCATTCGATGGCTATGCTAGAGGGCAGCAGTTTACCGGCGGAGCCGGAGCAGGAGGCACCATGGCCGGGGAGGAGATGGGCTCCGCCGCGGCGGTGGTGTCTGCAGTTATCGCTGCCGCAGCCGCCCAGAACGTGGgtccccatcaccaccaccatcaccaccacggCGCCGGTCACCACCAAGCTCCCGGGGTGCAGTCCAACGGCAACTCGGGGGGAAATCACCCACACATGCATTTGGATGACCGGTTTTCAGACGATCAGCTCGTGAGCATGTCGGTGCGGGAGCTCAACCGGCAGCTACGGGGGGTCAGCAAGGAAGAAGTTATCAGGCTGAAACAGAAGAGGAGGACGCTGAAGAACAGAGGCTATGCCCAGTCCTGCCGCTACAAGCGGGTCCAGCAGAGACAcgtcctggagggagagaagacgcAACTCATCCAGCAGGTCGACCACCTCAAGCAGGAGATCACCAGGCTAGTCCGGGAGAGGGATGCGTATAAAGAAAAATACGAAAAGCTGATCAGCAACGGCTTCCGAGAAAATGGGTCGAGCAGTGACAACAACCCTTCCTCTCCGGAGTTTTTCATGTGA